The window GTGAGGATGTGTTTGGGGACTGTTTGACAGTGATTGGCGCTCAGCCAGGTGCGATGTTTCGCGTGCTGCCGGACACCCCCGACTCGGCTTTGCAGCGAAGTTTTGTTCTCCTCCAGGCTCGTCTTCTGGGGCGGCTGTGCGCTAACACTTCGACGCCACTTCCACCAGCACCCACTGCAATGACGATGTCCCCGACGACGCGGACTGAGGGTGCAAGTAGCGCGCACTGCAAAACGCtggtggcagaggcggcgaacACTTGGCTACAGCAGCAAGTGGCGGTCAGTCTCGACGAACAAAAGTGGGCTCGACTCGCCGCCTTCTTTGGTGAAACACAGGACACTCAGTTCTGCCCCCTCGACGCGGTGTCTGACACCATCCTCAACGCcttgtgcgggtgtgtgagGCACACCTATCCTGAAGAGACCTCGGCGCAGGAGCGTACGGCTGAGAGCAAGGTGGCACTGGCGACAATGGTGAAGGCGGGCCTGGGGTGGAAGCACCGACCCGCTTCCCAGGACTTGATGAAGGCAACGTCGTCCGCCCAGGAACACATGCTAAAGGAAGCTGCGTTGCGGCACTTGATGCAGGATCCGGCTAGACTGTGCGAGGTACTAACCTGTGCAGTTGCCCGGTGCGACGTGGTTGGTGTGAACCAGTGCGTTGCGGAGTACATTAAGCGCGAGCTGACGCTCtcggagaagcagcgacgcagtgtgctggaggcgctATACACTTCAGTGAAGGAAACTCTGGCGATGGTTACGGAGAACCCTGCGGACTCGGATGCGAAGTCAACCTCCACCAGCGACTTGGCATCCAGCTACAGTCCCTCCGAAGCCTCGTCGTCACCCGCTACGTCTTCCTCGACATCATCGTCATCGgcgagcgacagcggcgctgatTGTGACACGGCGGATGCGTCAGCATCCGCCCCCAGTGGTGGCGACGTAGCCAATCACGCACCGGAGGCAAGGGAGCGAATGATCAAGTGGGCGAAActgctgcgcaacggcgGTGCCTTTGCTGAGCTTCTGCATCTCGACGCCCCATACATTGTTGGCCACCTTCTGACACCTCTATCCCATATcagtgccgctgtggcgcctCGCGTGCTTGTGGAGCAGTACATCTCTGTCAAGGCGCTGCGAGTCGCGCTGCAAAGGCAGCGGTACGGCGAGAAGGACAGCGAtagcagcgacggcgagggcAGCGATGACTTGCTGGCGTACGCGATGGAGCAGAAGGCGCACTGGTCGAACATCGCGGATTGCAGGGCCGtcacggcggaggtggaggcgctaCTGGACAGCTACTCCGTCCGCACTGAGGACCGCGACGCCGTGGCCATGGAGCTTCTCCACTCCGTCTTCAGCGATGGCGACAATCTGCcgctttccttctttgctgTCTACCGACTCTCACAGCTCGTGCCGTACGCCTCCACGGCGTGCCTGCAGTCGTTCGCGACGTCGGACTCCGTGTGGTGCcaggcggcagtggaggTGCAAGCTGCCGCGCTAGTCAACAACGAGGCAACTCGCTCTCTCTACGATGGTTCTCTCTCCATCGACCAACTGCGTCCCACCTTTACGACCACCGTGCGCACTGCGCAGCTTGTCCGCCTGACGGACAGCGTCAATGGTGCGGCCgtagcggtggcgatggccaGCGTAGACCCCAAAGCGGTCGCCCGCCTCTtctgccagctgctgcgcgtggcgGCAGTAAAGGAAGTGCTGGCGGACGGTGTGTGTCGCACGCTGTTCGAGAGCCTCTTTCCAACTATGCTGGCGTGCTTTGATGTGGCCGAGGTGGCGGTTGAAGTGGCGATGCTCGTGACCTCGACAGAGGGGCCTCTGTCGGCTGCTGGGGTGCCGTACGTGCTGCCAACGTTAgccgccgtgctgcgcgatgttGCGCCAGCGGACGACACGACGttcctgcgccgcgccaTTCGTCTGGTGAGCGCCGTATCAAATACGGCAGTGACGTCCCTTTTCGACGCTCAGGGCGCCAAAGGCATTGCGCcagtgctggcggcggcttACACCGCATTCTTCTCAGTCATGGATGACGTTGCAGATGTGCTGCGCTTCAACATCGCGGCGCAGATCCcggcggagcaggagcggTTGTTGCTGGAGGCGAGCTGTCAGCTGCCGACATGGGACTTGACAACAGCAAAGCTGACACTCGTGGTCGTGCGGCACCTCGCCTCGCTGCCGGCCGTGGCGGATAGCACCGTGAGGAGCCTCATGGTGTACGCGTCGAAGCAGGCACCGCTAGATgggctggagctgctggccGAGCTATCGTGTACCCGCATCCCCACCCCTGATGTGTACAGCGAAGTCATCCGCGTTATAATCGACgccctctgccgctgccatcgacTGCGCCACTTGCCACCCAACGGCCGCCTGCAGAAAGAGTCGAGCGGCTCGTTGGTGGGCAGCACACCCGTTTCCCTGACAACCTTGCGCCgagtggtgatggcggcagtgctggcCAGGCGCGGTGTCGTGCTCCATAGCCGTATGGACAGCGTCCTGCGCAGCACGGTGAATCTCGTCGTGTTCGACACCGTCTGCGAGGCGGTGTCGCGGCTGCGGTCGACTAAAGAGGACGAGGTGGCCCCGCTCGCCAAGCTCATCGCCTTCACCTCTCGCTTCATGGGTGACTTGCTCACCAGCGATGTCATGGCGCTGCGAGCATCGGAGACGAGCGTCGACAAGATTGCCTCAGTGCTGTGCTTCGCCTACGCCTGGCTGTTCGCGACGGGAATTGTGAAGCTTGAACAGCTTGGCGTGTCGACAGTCGCGGGTGTTTTGCGCAGCGTATGCCTGCTGGCGAACCTGACCCTCATGCGCGCCACCGTCTCGCTCACGGCACCGATGCAGAGCATTATGCAGCGCCTCTCGCTGAAGCCGCTTCGAAAGGAGTACTCGACAACGCAGCCGGCGAAAGTGGCACAGTTCCGCCACCAGAACGCGGTGCTGACCAAGACGCAGAAGCAGAAGATGCTGCTCTTCCCATACCTGATGTCGTGGTGCATCTACCTCACTAGTGCCCCACCATCACCAACGGAGGAGACTCAGGGGACTGGCAGCAACGCTGTTCGTGACAAGGAGTGGCAACGACAGGTGTACGCTCTTCTTGACCTCTTATTTGCTCTCATGCTGACCCCGATGCACCGGACCTCGACCAGGCTGGATTCGACCTTCATTGGTGCCTCAGTGCACCCCGGTGCCACTGGTGACAGCAATACCACCGGGCAGCTCGGTTTTGAGCTGGTTGCGCTCACGCGCGTCGACGCGCCAGATCcgatggcgcagctggcTCGTGGTGCCTTCGCCGTCTTTACCCAACTACTGCATGGCTCCACCTTGTCGCTGACGAAGAGTTGGTTGGAGACAGTGGAGCGCAAAGGCCGCGCCCTCTTTTACAGCTCCGTCTCTCAGAATATAACCGGTATTCTCATTCAAGAGAGTTTCTTGTCAGTGCTGAGACACAGCcccgacggcagcagcagcttcagcgtCGGAGACAGTTGCAGCGTGGAGGTGAACGTAGCTCAGCAGCTTATTGACCTGAGTTACGAAATGGAGGACGCAAAAGTCGCCGTGCGCATTACCTTCCCAGCGGCCTTCCCGTTGCACCCGCCCGCAGTGGAATACGAGACCGGCCGTGAGTGTGGCGTTTCCATGAAGAAGTGGCGCTCATGGATGCTGAAGATGACCGTCATCCTCTTCGGTGGCTCGGCAAACGTGTGGGAGTGCATTGACCTCTTCCACCAGAACCTTGATGCACACTTCCACGGCATCGAGCCCTGCCCTATCTGCTTTGCCGTCGTGAGCTCCACGAATCACAAGCTGCCGGACGTGCGCTGCTCAGTGTGTCACAACTCCGCCTTCCACTCGAACTGCCTGTACATGTGGTGGGCGACAGGTTCTAACAACGTCTGCCCGCTATGTCGCTCTCCCTGGATCGCGGAGTAGGCCGCTGTCCCCGACCCCTTTCCCGAGGGGGATGGCGAAGAGGTTGTgtgagacagagaggggatTGTATTGGGCTTGTGGTCGTGTACCTCAGCGAGGTCCAGAGCAGTAAAAAAGTGCGCGACATTGCCTGTGTGGTTGTCGCAGCCTATACACTGTacgtgcggcgctgcctctgcgcacGCCCTCGGCTTACCAcctcagccccccccctccctccccccggaTGTCTTTTTCGTTACGCTAACTAAACATGGAAGCGATGGGGCCCCCTCGCGCGGTCTGTTGCGCCATCGTCTTGGGTGCACCGAGCTCTTGAGCTCATGGGAAGGAGGGAACGAGACCCGTACTGAGTTGCACGGCGTGAGGGAGTGGCCATAGGGGCTACACACGGACAACACTACGACGTGCTCATTACGCACCAGCATCGACGACCCCCTCCGCCGTTACTCCTCTTGGCACGTGTCCTCCGAAGCGCCCGTGCGTGTCAAATCCCTGGCAAGCAAAATACAGACGTTTAGCGGGCgagtgtgcgcctctctctctctctgtgggtgtgtatcTGTGCAACACACCAGCACAGCGACTTGCGCGCAGCTCCCACCACTGCGCCATTGCATACGCGGGCATTGCGCCTTCTCCGAAAGGAACGGCTGACAGTTCTGCGGTCGAGTGGCGACAATGCATCGGAGCCTCGGTCGTCATTAGCAtcccaccccctttctctctcccccccccacacacaccatacACGCGCGTGCGACCGCAGTTCAATATCAGCGTTGCACGTCGCCTTTCTTCTCATCCTCTTCCCAcatccccaccaccactatcgCCCTCATTAGGCGATGAAGCCGTATGTGTGGCCACCCTCGAAGGAGTcactgccgctctctgcgcGCCGTACCTTCCCACGTCAGTTCAAGGTGAATCACGGCACTCTTAACCTCTTCGCCCCCGCTGCACCAGAGTCGCAACAGTgccacaccagcgccgctgcagatcCGGTCTCCATCACAGGACGGCGAGGGATACTACATCAACACCAACACAACAAGGAATCGACGAGAACCCGCGAGTTCCCGGTGAATGGACTGCGCCGTGTGTCGCTACCGCAGCGGAGTGAGACGCCGCACGGCATACGCCACATACGCGACGCGACGGGGGCTCAGCAACACGTGCAGGTGGTAAACATCACAGACGCCTACAGGGATCCAATGCAGATGGGCCCACAGCGCACCGGCGTCAAGTGCATGCCACAGAAAAGTGCATCCAAGGATGTTGGCGCGGCCCTGGCCTTTGTGGGGTCGCGTCAGCAGCTCAGTGCACGTGAGCTCGCCACCCCGGTAGGGAAGCCGTCGTGTCCCTCGCTGTACACGGTTGATTACTCGGCCCAGGAGCGCTTTGCACAAGCGGTACGCGAtcacgtgcagcagcgcagacgTGGTGTGGCAGAGTTTTACGTGCAGCTCGTACGTGACACCGTCGGTGGTGTgacgagcagcacgccgaTACCAGCGATAACGCCGTGGTCTCTTGACGAGAAGCCGAAACGGCGGGTGCTGACGCTGGAGCGGTGCCGCGATCAACTCGTCGCTCTAACCGCAATTCCCATCTCGTTGCGCGACCTCACTGATCTTCTGTGGGGCACAAGCGAGGGCGAGGTGGAGAACTCAGATGGCCTCCTAGCCGACGTTAGCAAGGGTGCGTCGCTCCCGTTGGATTGTCGCCCCGTGCCCTTTCGGTGCTTTGCAGCCGCTTTTGGCCAAAACACCAGCGACGTGAGGCTCGCCCGCATGAAGGTGTGATGGCAACCCTGCGTGGTCAGTAGGTAGGGTCGTGGCTTTGGCTGCGCGGGTATCTGCCAGCGCCGAAAGGCCCTGCAAAAGAGAAAGTCCTCCCCTGGCCAACACGAACATGCAGACACAGGCCCAATACGCACATGCAGGTATAGACAGGAATGAGGGTACTGCGCCTCTCTCAGCAATAAACTCCATAGATTCCCCGACACTGCCTCTGCCAGTCTTCCGCATTGAAGGCAGCAGTCGGTGGCGTCGGTTTGTTTGGGGAAGCGGTAGCTGCTGCGTGAATGGAGCGCGagatggaaaagaggagTCGGGGTGCCATCATCCCCTCAGTCCCTCCTCAACGGTGTGTTGGGTAGCGCGGGCTTCGCTCACCGCCGTTCgcgagtggggtggggtcgctcttcttgtgcCTTTCGTGTCAACACTGGATGATTCCTCTACGTCGAGGGCTACTGTGTCcaagagaaacaaaacaacCTCACAACGCGTGCGTGGTAGGATACGCTACGCCACGGTTACCTACCTGTGCGcagtggctctctctctctctctctctctggatCTGAGGAACAACGAGTGTGATCGATGAAGCGGCACTACAGACCGGCGTGGTGCCGTACCGCACATCGGCGCATCAGAAACGTGAGGCACTCATCTCCGGCATCCTGAGTGTTTTTCAACATGTCTGAGTGTGCAGGCGAATTTAGTGCccatcccctctctttgtggATTTATTCTCTATCGCCCTGATGAGGACGACAAGCaggcacctcagcgcgtggtatCGGGGCTTCTGTGCTCGCTGCGTGTGGGaaggccaggcagccccctcctatccctgccaatgccgaaccactgctggcggtgacagagTCATGTAGCTACGACGCAGAGGAAGTCAGGGCGATGTGCCGCTACTGACGCTGATGCTCAGGTCGTGGGTGCTGCTACCTGGGGGAAGTGTGCGACAACAAAGACGATCGTGCCACACCCggtcctcgctgcctgctggtggggcgcctgagccaccccggGGGATGCACaacgtggcgaccggcaccggaggagagggggggagggtgaggcgacctgcgagaCGGCTGGGGTGGGGTTCGAGTCAAGGGACGTGCTCAGATGACTGGGCCGGCGCATTCCTACAACGCGTGGCTACCGCTGCTCCGCACCAGGCGGTGGGGCCTGTGACGGGCGCGGGGGTGGAGAGTGAGGTCGGacctcctgctgctcggcgGCAGAGAATCGACGCGTTGGAAAAGTGGAACATAAAAATGCACTTTTCTACCCTCCCCTCGTGCACGGACTTCTCTCCCTGGCGCCTTTCcccctgccctcctcctgctggtACACCTGCAGGAcgctcactctctcctctccccctaaCCAGGTCTCCGCCTTCGCACACCTCCAGGCCAACGCCTCCGAGAGAGCTAGTAGGCACTCTGTTTCCTTCCATTTCCCTTAAGATGGGCTTGAAGTCATAGACACGTCCCCCGCGCTCAATCATCATCGCCATCTCAACATGTGATCGGTGTCACCAACGGCATTCGGCACCGCATCGAACCCAAACACGTACGTGCACAAGGAAGTTGGAGCGTAGGGGAAAAGATCAGCTCTCGTTTGTGATGGAACTTTTCCCCACACCTCGCAGCTGTGCTAGTCGCGCGGTAGGAAGCCGCAgctcttcctttcctctgcgGCTCTACGGCCCACGTGTACCTTCACTTTAAGCCTCTGTAGTGGCTCTTcttgtttcctctttcctaTACACCCacccgcttctcttctccctacTCCCGCCCACCCTTGCCCGCCACTGTACGCGCAGACGCAGCTCAGCTCCGCGCTTTGGGCTCTATCTGCGCTTTGTGTAACTCGCgtgcctctcctctgtctctgtgcttCGGTGCGGTTTGTCTCTTCCGTACGTTGCGCTCTTCCTTTGGCTTCtgcgtcttcctctcctgtCGAGCCACTGCTGGACTCACCTCTCCTACGTGTTTCTTCTTGTCTGTCATCGTTTCTTTACTCCAGCGGACTTCCACTTTGGCGCTCGTTTCATCTCTCGGCTCCAACACACTGGAGctttcagcagcaccacccgcCTTAtcgactccctcccccctcctccggtgccggtcgccacgttGTGCATCCCccggggtggctcaggcgccccaccagcaggcagcgaggaccGGGTGTGGCACGATCGTCTTTGTTGTCGCACACTTCCCCCAGGTAGCAGCACCCACGACCTGAGCATCAGCGTCAGTAGCGGCACATCGCCCTGACTTCCTCTGCGTCGTAGCTACATGActctgtcaccgccagcagtggttcggcattggcagggataggagggggctgcctggccttCCCACACGCAGCGAGCACAGAAGCCCCGataccacgcgctgaggtgcttGCTTGCCTTCACCGATGAGAAGGACATGTTGAAGAGTTTGTGTGTAGGTCTCCGTCTTCAGATGTGTCCTTCGCTACAtccctgtgtgcgtgtgccgctCCTCCGGGTGTCGTCGCCAGTCCGGCAGCTTCGCCCATAGGGTTTCGCTGCGTTTGATCGCTCTGCTCATTTTCTTACCTCAGAAGAGTCGTTCTCCCTCCTTGGTATCGAGCCGTGCGTTGGGGTTACTACATGCTTCACATCAATTACTCTGAGATGTATATGTGAATCATCGCCGTGCTCTGCGTTAGGATGAGtagagaggtgaggagagaCAGAAtcagcctctcctccccttgaAGCGGAAGTATACACAGTCAGCGGCTCTCACTGCTCCTAGCTGTTCTCGTCCAGCTCGACTCGCTGTGTACGCCGCCTTGTGACACATGGTGCGTTAAAGGGTTCAGCATGCACGGAGTGACAATGGTAAAGTGATGCCGAGCACACAGTGCCAGCGCTGGAGACGGTAGTAAAGATGACAGAGGTGTGGTACCCCGTAGTTTTTCATGCGTTCTGTGCCAGCTGTGCACGCGCACTCTGGCAAAGAACGCGCGAGGGCTCATggcctcccccaccccctcccaaCGTTGAtctctcgtttctttttcgccTGTTTCCCATGTGATGTGTTTATGTACTTCATTCAAGTAACCAACCGATGCGCTGAAGAAACCGCAGGAATCATTGGTGAGGAACTGAAGGTGATcaagcgaggaagagaggcagtcTCTCTTGTCTGCCCGCTCGCTCCTTCCACCCCAcactcaccttctctctcctccttcattgTTCGTGTTCCGTTTCGCTTTCATTCGTTTTTTCCGTTGTGTTTTGTGTGAATTTGTCGCGACTGAGCTCGTAAACATCT is drawn from Leishmania panamensis strain MHOM/PA/94/PSC-1 chromosome 24 sequence and contains these coding sequences:
- a CDS encoding hypothetical protein (TriTrypDB/GeneDB-style sysID: LpmP.24.0300); its protein translation is MKPYVWPPSKESLPLSARRTFPRQFKVNHGTLNLFAPAAPESQQCHTSAAADPVSITGRRGILHQHQHNKESTRTREFPVNGLRRVSLPQRSETPHGIRHIRDATGAQQHVQVVNITDAYRDPMQMGPQRTGVKCMPQKSASKDVGAALAFVGSRQQLSARELATPVGKPSCPSLYTVDYSAQERFAQAVRDHVQQRRRGVAEFYVQLVRDTVGGVTSSTPIPAITPWSLDEKPKRRVLTLERCRDQLVALTAIPISLRDLTDLLWGTSEGEVENSDGLLADVSKGASLPLDCRPVPFRCFAAAFGQNTSDVRLARMKV
- a CDS encoding hypothetical protein (TriTrypDB/GeneDB-style sysID: LpmP.24.0290), which produces MISSTGSPAALSSFLGGFATGTENSTNAERESDYVVSLKLLNKTSEITKQKSFDRLVELMKSTPDEVLLQFASATVEAIVQHAHHPKPAIRKSSYQLLHALMSKNKELKKAVVPELKVLSGVWVMGMHDMEASVCQAAAVAFDAAFLAEKKTLMLQQLMEAITMSLRTAVEEVVALKKPLLDDSLDPNANKIFAALKSMGYMIKQVSAAQMAVLKFVQDPQLFGALLPPREASKSYLLVKTPLARSAVLALLRDIVAFCPASPKIHQLVSHALFGSILDSNVTMASRTWELFLFWCRSNVTDVVSHMKGGFLDDVVNCFMGCKQGELAEVIFPCLFPLLTSLSKDVRCESILDEFCAALVERLKEMNETPNVSAHDLEVVLTATMECWELHCVRKKTNHASEDSVELFAVISFHAVQLMQTEAKATRYQAVIISAMARSLLKTASRCEDVFGDCLTVIGAQPGAMFRVLPDTPDSALQRSFVLLQARLLGRLCANTSTPLPPAPTAMTMSPTTRTEGASSAHCKTLVAEAANTWLQQQVAVSLDEQKWARLAAFFGETQDTQFCPLDAVSDTILNALCGCVRHTYPEETSAQERTAESKVALATMVKAGLGWKHRPASQDLMKATSSAQEHMLKEAALRHLMQDPARLCEVLTCAVARCDVVGVNQCVAEYIKRELTLSEKQRRSVLEALYTSVKETLAMVTENPADSDAKSTSTSDLASSYSPSEASSSPATSSSTSSSSASDSGADCDTADASASAPSGGDVANHAPEARERMIKWAKLLRNGGAFAELLHLDAPYIVGHLLTPLSHISAAVAPRVLVEQYISVKALRVALQRQRYGEKDSDSSDGEGSDDLLAYAMEQKAHWSNIADCRAVTAEVEALLDSYSVRTEDRDAVAMELLHSVFSDGDNLPLSFFAVYRLSQLVPYASTACLQSFATSDSVWCQAAVEVQAAALVNNEATRSLYDGSLSIDQLRPTFTTTVRTAQLVRLTDSVNGAAVAVAMASVDPKAVARLFCQLLRVAAVKEVLADGVCRTLFESLFPTMLACFDVAEVAVEVAMLVTSTEGPLSAAGVPYVLPTLAAVLRDVAPADDTTFLRRAIRLVSAVSNTAVTSLFDAQGAKGIAPVLAAAYTAFFSVMDDVADVLRFNIAAQIPAEQERLLLEASCQLPTWDLTTAKLTLVVVRHLASLPAVADSTVRSLMVYASKQAPLDGLELLAELSCTRIPTPDVYSEVIRVIIDALCRCHRLRHLPPNGRLQKESSGSLVGSTPVSLTTLRRVVMAAVLARRGVVLHSRMDSVLRSTVNLVVFDTVCEAVSRLRSTKEDEVAPLAKLIAFTSRFMGDLLTSDVMALRASETSVDKIASVLCFAYAWLFATGIVKLEQLGVSTVAGVLRSVCLLANLTLMRATVSLTAPMQSIMQRLSLKPLRKEYSTTQPAKVAQFRHQNAVLTKTQKQKMLLFPYLMSWCIYLTSAPPSPTEETQGTGSNAVRDKEWQRQVYALLDLLFALMLTPMHRTSTRLDSTFIGASVHPGATGDSNTTGQLGFELVALTRVDAPDPMAQLARGAFAVFTQLLHGSTLSLTKSWLETVERKGRALFYSSVSQNITGILIQESFLSVLRHSPDGSSSFSVGDSCSVEVNVAQQLIDLSYEMEDAKVAVRITFPAAFPLHPPAVEYETGRECGVSMKKWRSWMLKMTVILFGGSANVWECIDLFHQNLDAHFHGIEPCPICFAVVSSTNHKLPDVRCSVCHNSAFHSNCLYMWWATGSNNVCPLCRSPWIAE